Proteins from a genomic interval of Niabella soli DSM 19437:
- the hpt gene encoding hypoxanthine phosphoribosyltransferase yields the protein MPDITVHDKRFSIYLSEEVLQKRIKELADAINKDYAGKKVYFIAILNGSFMFAADFFKYLTVDSEICFIKLVSYKGTKSTGNVTTAIGLEDDLHGKDVVILEDIIDTGKTLHYFLPQLQHQQPHSLKIVALLHKAEMTQYEVPIDYTGFVIPNKFVVGYGLDYDGLGRNHGAIYQLADPE from the coding sequence ATGCCAGATATCACTGTACATGATAAACGGTTTTCTATATACCTTTCGGAAGAAGTGTTGCAGAAAAGAATTAAAGAGTTGGCAGATGCCATCAATAAAGATTATGCCGGCAAAAAGGTGTACTTTATTGCCATACTGAACGGCTCGTTTATGTTTGCCGCCGATTTTTTTAAATACCTTACTGTCGATAGCGAGATCTGTTTTATAAAGCTGGTATCCTATAAAGGCACGAAATCAACCGGAAATGTAACCACGGCCATCGGGCTGGAAGATGATTTGCACGGGAAGGATGTGGTGATCCTTGAAGACATCATTGATACCGGGAAAACATTACATTATTTTTTGCCGCAATTACAACACCAGCAACCGCATTCATTAAAGATTGTAGCCCTGCTGCATAAAGCGGAAATGACCCAATATGAAGTGCCGATTGATTACACGGGTTTTGTGATCCCCAATAAATTTGTGGTGGGCTATGGGCTGGACTATGACGGCCTGGGTCGGAATCACGGCGCTATTTATCAACTGGCTGACCCGGAGTAG
- a CDS encoding oxygenase MpaB family protein codes for MRIDTPERYRINTTSFDYYWKKGVGASLLERLGFTPDIRNAEQYKHYLFEADGPADAVVRQLYNKIGFGKAHAMVKAYIDQQTVAPEHQKLLDLFFQTFEIHPSWLNREKLKKGVELSQRSGIPGLMVLRNYCLMGGYESAAINKPLIYTGALKKGAAKRITETTIFWVGITRDEAFEEGGNGLWHVLSTRMIHAFSRISILDKTDWDNARWGVPLNTWDMLATQLGFSIVFLTGVERMGFQPTEEEKEGLFHFWKYIGYLLGIPLELLPDNEKQAIEALYYWTMTQSAGDKDSVALARALVNETVVSGYPRNKLLRNLMQQLHLFFNYYFLGDYSCGLLQIPRPRFKAAGRLLLWRIKKLEKKIKDPVSRQRLIQYGGNRQQNALDIYLKYKMQ; via the coding sequence ATGAGGATAGACACGCCGGAACGGTACAGGATCAATACCACTTCTTTTGATTATTACTGGAAGAAAGGGGTGGGTGCATCCCTGCTGGAACGATTGGGGTTTACCCCCGATATCCGCAATGCCGAGCAATACAAACATTATTTATTTGAAGCAGACGGGCCGGCTGATGCGGTGGTCCGGCAATTGTATAATAAGATCGGCTTTGGAAAGGCGCATGCTATGGTAAAAGCCTATATAGATCAACAGACGGTTGCTCCGGAGCACCAGAAGTTGCTGGACCTTTTTTTTCAGACTTTTGAAATACATCCTTCCTGGCTCAACAGGGAGAAACTGAAAAAAGGGGTGGAGCTGAGCCAGCGTTCGGGCATTCCCGGCCTCATGGTACTGCGGAATTATTGTTTGATGGGCGGTTACGAGTCTGCTGCCATAAATAAGCCGCTTATTTATACCGGGGCACTAAAAAAGGGCGCCGCCAAACGGATTACCGAAACCACCATTTTCTGGGTGGGCATTACACGCGATGAGGCATTTGAAGAGGGCGGTAACGGCCTTTGGCATGTGTTAAGCACCCGTATGATACATGCCTTTTCCCGCATCAGTATTTTGGATAAAACCGATTGGGACAATGCGCGCTGGGGTGTTCCGCTAAATACCTGGGATATGCTGGCGACCCAACTGGGCTTTTCGATCGTATTTCTTACAGGCGTGGAACGTATGGGCTTTCAGCCAACGGAGGAAGAAAAGGAGGGGCTATTCCATTTCTGGAAATACATTGGCTACCTGCTGGGCATTCCGTTAGAGCTGCTACCCGATAACGAAAAACAGGCTATAGAAGCCTTGTACTATTGGACAATGACGCAAAGTGCAGGAGATAAGGATTCTGTTGCACTGGCCAGGGCGCTGGTAAATGAGACGGTGGTATCAGGTTATCCCCGGAATAAATTGCTGCGCAACCTCATGCAGCAACTGCATTTGTTTTTCAACTATTATTTTTTAGGGGACTATTCCTGCGGTTTGTTACAAATACCAAGACCCCGGTTTAAGGCCGCCGGCCGTTTGCTGCTTTGGCGCATAAAAAAACTGGAAAAGAAAATAAAGGATCCTGTCTCCAGGCAGCGGCTTATTCAGTATGGCGGCAACCGGCAGCAAAACGCGCTGGATATTTATTTAAAGTATAAGATGCAGTAA
- a CDS encoding sodium:solute symporter codes for MSAAFLFSIVIIYFVLLLAVAWKTGKNSNNESFFIGNRNSNWMLVAFGMIGTSLSGVTFVSVPGAVGKDAFGYMQVVLGYMIGYILIAYVLLPLYYRLQLTSIYGYLKTRMGLLSYKTGAWFFIISRLVGATARLYLVVHILQITILDSFGIPFWVSTVIILVMIILYTFEGGVKTIVWTDTLQTTCMLAGLVICTVFLLKHMNISVGDSLNAMRSAGLSKVFNTDPMSSGYFIKQILAGMFITLSMTGIDQEMMQKSISVTNLKDSKKNMVSLAFIMLVVIGLFLYLGGLLHLFAAQEGLTAKGDALFPDVALNHMPSYISIIFIVALISALFPSADGAMTALTSSFCIDIMGLQRRTDMAEKQKKQFRQKVHLIVAFSFLLMVLLFYWINDNSMIGIILKLAGYTYGPLLGLFAFGIFTKRRPADGRVPYVCFIAPIICFFIDKYQSAIFGDFKIGLELIIINAALTFIGLLAISKPVTDHSELEQDSVH; via the coding sequence AATTGTTATAATCTATTTCGTTTTATTATTAGCCGTTGCCTGGAAAACGGGCAAGAACAGTAATAATGAATCTTTTTTTATTGGCAACCGGAACAGCAACTGGATGCTGGTAGCCTTTGGGATGATCGGCACGTCTTTAAGCGGTGTTACGTTTGTAAGTGTTCCCGGCGCGGTAGGTAAAGATGCTTTTGGTTATATGCAGGTGGTGCTCGGTTATATGATCGGGTATATACTGATCGCCTATGTGCTGTTGCCGTTGTATTACCGGTTACAGCTTACGTCTATTTACGGTTATCTGAAAACGCGGATGGGACTATTGTCCTATAAAACCGGTGCGTGGTTCTTTATTATATCCCGGCTGGTAGGCGCCACCGCCCGGTTATACCTGGTGGTGCATATTTTACAGATCACGATCCTGGACAGCTTTGGCATTCCCTTTTGGGTATCCACCGTCATCATCCTGGTGATGATCATCCTTTATACTTTTGAGGGAGGGGTAAAAACGATTGTATGGACGGATACGCTGCAAACTACCTGCATGCTGGCGGGCCTGGTCATCTGCACGGTTTTTCTTTTGAAACATATGAATATAAGTGTTGGCGATAGTTTGAATGCCATGCGCTCCGCGGGATTGTCAAAGGTCTTTAATACAGATCCTATGTCCAGCGGCTACTTTATTAAACAGATCCTCGCCGGAATGTTTATAACGCTAAGCATGACGGGCATCGACCAGGAAATGATGCAAAAAAGCATTTCGGTTACCAACCTGAAAGATTCGAAAAAGAATATGGTTTCCCTTGCCTTTATTATGCTGGTGGTGATCGGGTTATTCCTTTACCTGGGCGGGTTATTGCATCTGTTTGCAGCGCAGGAAGGGCTAACGGCAAAAGGAGACGCTTTATTTCCTGATGTGGCGCTAAATCATATGCCCTCTTATATTTCCATAATATTTATTGTAGCCCTTATTTCGGCTTTATTCCCCAGCGCCGACGGGGCAATGACGGCGCTGACCTCTTCTTTTTGTATTGACATTATGGGGCTGCAGCGGCGGACCGATATGGCTGAGAAGCAAAAGAAGCAATTCCGCCAGAAAGTGCACCTCATCGTAGCTTTTTCGTTTTTATTGATGGTATTGCTGTTTTACTGGATCAATGATAACAGCATGATCGGCATCATCCTGAAGCTGGCCGGTTATACCTATGGTCCGCTGTTAGGGCTGTTTGCTTTTGGCATCTTTACCAAACGCCGCCCGGCAGATGGACGGGTGCCTTATGTTTGTTTTATTGCACCGATCATATGCTTCTTTATCGATAAATACCAATCTGCAATTTTTGGCGATTTTAAAATAGGGCTGGAGCTCATAATAATTAATGCTGCTCTGACGTTTATAGGGTTGTTGGCTATCTCCAAGCCTGTTACAGATCATTCGGAGTTGGAACAGGATTCGGTGCACTAA
- a CDS encoding O-methyltransferase, translating into MMDLLPVELEQFTASFSSPPDALQQEIDAFTQKNHPEPHMLSGPVQGKLLEMISHMIRPRRILEVGTFTGYSALSLAEGLTEDGEIHTLELREETGKIAQGYFDRSPLKNKIKLHIGNALEILPQLNETWDLVFIDADKPGYIAYFETIIGQVRKNGFILADNIFFHGQVFEENPKKKSAKAIKEFNDFIRQRNDIDKLVLTIRDGLYLMRKL; encoded by the coding sequence ATGATGGATTTACTACCCGTTGAATTGGAGCAATTTACGGCTTCTTTTTCTTCTCCTCCTGATGCGTTACAACAGGAAATTGATGCTTTTACTCAAAAAAATCATCCGGAGCCCCATATGTTGAGCGGGCCGGTACAGGGGAAATTACTGGAAATGATCAGCCACATGATCCGCCCCCGGCGCATTCTTGAAGTGGGCACTTTTACCGGGTACAGCGCTTTAAGCCTGGCAGAGGGTCTTACGGAGGACGGCGAAATACATACCCTGGAACTAAGGGAAGAAACCGGCAAAATCGCCCAGGGATATTTCGACAGATCTCCCTTGAAAAATAAGATTAAACTGCACATTGGCAATGCTTTAGAGATATTACCACAACTGAACGAAACCTGGGATCTGGTGTTTATTGATGCGGATAAGCCGGGTTATATTGCCTATTTTGAAACAATTATCGGCCAGGTTCGGAAAAATGGTTTTATCTTAGCCGACAATATTTTTTTTCACGGTCAGGTTTTTGAGGAAAATCCGAAGAAAAAAAGTGCCAAAGCCATCAAGGAATTTAACGATTTCATCCGCCAGAGAAACGATATTGATAAACTGGTGTTGACCATTAGAGACGGACTTTATTTAATGCGCAAATTGTAA
- a CDS encoding glycoside hydrolase family 73 protein, with protein sequence MRKILLTIALFTALTAAAQQSATVMAYIRQYRGIAIEEMHRTGVPAAIKLAQGILESSAGEGDLVKRSNNHFGIKCKTGYTGPYVLHDDDHPQERFIKYERAESSFRDHSDFLKSRDRYAFLFKLDPADYKGWANGLKKAGYATNPKYPQLIIGLIERYNLEDYTLIGLGKKEMPADMKPILAALDNTDAPQTPGRAAQPGVTVN encoded by the coding sequence ATGCGAAAAATATTATTGACTATCGCCCTGTTTACGGCCCTTACTGCTGCAGCCCAGCAATCGGCCACAGTTATGGCCTATATCCGGCAATACAGGGGCATTGCCATTGAAGAAATGCATCGCACCGGTGTGCCGGCGGCGATCAAACTGGCACAGGGTATACTGGAATCCAGCGCCGGCGAAGGCGATCTGGTAAAAAGATCAAACAATCATTTTGGCATCAAATGTAAGACCGGTTATACAGGCCCTTATGTATTACATGATGACGACCATCCGCAGGAGCGGTTTATAAAATATGAGCGCGCCGAGTCCTCCTTTCGCGATCATTCGGATTTTTTAAAAAGCCGTGACCGGTATGCCTTCCTGTTTAAACTGGATCCCGCCGATTATAAAGGCTGGGCCAACGGATTAAAAAAGGCCGGTTATGCCACCAATCCCAAATACCCGCAACTGATCATCGGGCTGATCGAGCGGTACAATCTTGAAGACTATACCCTGATCGGCCTGGGTAAAAAAGAAATGCCTGCCGATATGAAACCCATTTTAGCCGCGCTGGATAATACCGACGCCCCTCAAACCCCCGGACGTGCGGCGCAACCTGGTGTGACCGTTAATTAA